The sequence below is a genomic window from Cicer arietinum cultivar CDC Frontier isolate Library 1 chromosome 6, Cicar.CDCFrontier_v2.0, whole genome shotgun sequence.
AACCTTTTTATTACATAATCAACAAGTTGTCGACATTTTCAATCAAAAGTTTGAGGGGAGTGTCGTAGAATCATAATACTTTATACATTTACATTATGTAATTACTTCTTTAGTTATTGTATTATAGGtagttttttattgttaattttggtAGTTATGTTAAAGATGGTGGCAAAACAGAGAGTTACAGTTGGTGTTAGAGTGAAAAGGAAAGATAGAATGTAGCGTTTGGCTTATATAAACCTAACCTCAGACGGAACAACACAATcctctatttaattaaataaaaatattaaatagtaaatccAATGGACGACGCTATTCCaacattaattagttttttttttaaagccaaAATTGAATGAATAAAAGGAAATCTTTTCTAGCACAAGATGTGGAAAGAAAAGACCAAAAGATTTACAAAAATGATCTATGtagacaataaaaaaaaaacattaaacaaataatctaaaatatattacatatcATAAAACGACGAAACAAGTAAACAATTCAAATGATTTGTcgactaaagaaaaaaaacataatcaaaattcttaacttttgttttaatccaccaccaaaataaaattttaatgtgaTCTACCAAACATTTAATACGAGCTATTCTTTAGAGAAAATTGCATTCTTGTGCtccttacaaaaaaaaatctctcAAGTAAAAGCTAAAGCTAACaaaataacttaattaaataaatgcaacTTCTGTCTTATCTGAACTTAATGTCGAAAACAAATGCTAATAAAGTTTGAAACTAAATATCTATTTCCTAAATAGaagtaactaatttaggatTCTATGTCTTTCTCTATTAAAGAGATAAATTTCTTGTACAATTgtcgtaaaaaaaaattacattgacaATCAATCATAAACATTAaatcttcaaaaatatttgactttatttatagttaaatttaaattcacatgtatgattatttttaacttGATGACAAACAACACAAGGTTTTACTCtaatcataatttaattttcttttttacaaatgttaataaattagTTGTTGGAttagttttttgagtttgaattcGATACCTCCTTCTTAATTATAACTTGTTATGCATTTCTTAACTCAAAATCAAACTATCTATGTAAGatcataatttaatttcttaaaacaACAATGATATTTGATCGAGTTTAaagactatatattttttatataaaattattttttattgatgacCATTCAAAACATATGTaccaacatataaaataaaaaattaaaaaaaaaagttatgtaattatttcatgtgttaattaattataattgattgtcgaaataaaataactttatactaatgatacataatttttaaactcTATGAACACGTTATTTCACACCATTCACtcataactttattttatctttatatttttctttttatcataTCCGATATTTCTTTTCCTGAACATGTAAATAAAGTGTTTAAGtgttaagaaataatttttcttaaaatatatagGAAAAGTAGTACATTTGAcatatagtattttttatttatttgatttaacgGTGTCGAGAGAGGAAAGGTGATGAAAAGAAACATAGATGACAGCCACCAGGTAGGTTATGAATGGTACAATCGACGCTGAAAGGTAAGGTTGTATCATATCAGCGTTATAGAATAAAGCTAGTGAAAAAAACAGGAAAACTCATTTAACTATATTAATGCTACTGCACCTCTTACCTCTACgacatgcatatatatatagggTAGGGACCTTTCCATAACTGATGCCTTTTCGAATCATATACTATACTATCTCACATCTCTCTATGCTTTTTTGTCCCTTCTAACATGCAATGGCCCCCACATCCTTCACGAGAccactcttttttattttcatcacaCGTGACTTTAACTCCCATCTTCACTTTGCATGAAACCATATTTCACTCTTTGGATACTCTACTACTTTCATTGTTTCAATTCATATAATTCTAACTACACAATTGTGGATATACAACCATTAAATCTTAGATtttgaaaattcattttttactaaCTTTGAagtgatttttatgatgaagcCACGACAAATAATGTTATAGTCTTaattaatttctaaataaaaattgtagtCGGCGCTCACAATTGcagatatatataatataacaattttagaGGTATTCACAACAGGAATGTATGCattttactttaataaaaagatatgTATAGTAATTGCAAGTGcaatataaaatcatatttgtaGTTATTGTAGAGTGTTAAATctaatagagaaaaataaaaaactaattatattCAACTTAAATTAGTGGATGCATGGTGTAGTAGCAATAGAGTAAGTCACCTCAACCCTAATATGTCATTGGGAAGTTTCACATGCTTGCATCTAATAAAAGTACATAGCTAGCTTTGTATCATCACTACAAATATACAATTTCACTATTCACTAGCTACTTTCTTAGCTCTTTAATTTGAGCTAAGTTTCATTgaaattacaaacactagcaGTAGTGTCCATGTCCACCACCATACTGATTCTGCAAATTACTAATTGATGATCCCATTCCATTAAACTCACTAAGTTCTTGATGCAAAAAAGGTCCACTCATTGAATCCTCTCCAACTCCAAGAAAATCTCTTGTTAATCCCATTTGGTTTTTAGTTCTTGAACTTGAATCATGCATCTGTCGTTTTGTAGTACTTGTTTCTTTCTCCACCGGCTCAGTTACCACAAATTCCAAACTCTTTGTACAATTCACAATTCCAAATGAAttgtttgaatcatttaataaataCTCACCACCTTCCAAATTCACCAACTCATTCAATTCTTCATGATGATTACTTTGCTTGTAAAATTTTTGACCCTCAACAATATTGCCAAAGTGATTcacattgttgttgttgaagacTAAGTTATTATCCACTGGATTCTGACTACTCAAGTACATAGAGCTTATTACACTATGAGACAaatctttgttttcttcttcttcttcttcttgcttCAATATTACTCCATGATGTAGCATTGGtaaacatatattattattattattattattattattggaatTTGTGTAACTCATAAACTGTGTTTGTGATCCAAACACATCCATTGTTTGCACTAGATCATTCATAGTATTGCAAGAAGAATTTGACCATAGTGGTTGGAGCCTCAGCTTTTGACTATAGTCTGAAATGTTAGTGTAATTTCCCAATGGTTCTGATGATGTTCCTGAACCAACAAATTCTGAGTGAAACTGAAATCCAGGAAAAATTTGAGGGAATCTTGGAGCTTGATGATGAGGATTTGTCAAATGATCATTCCTGAAGTTACTTAAAGCTGCTGGAACTGTTGTTATCTTTGCACTTTCATCAGTTAATGCGTCACAAAAAGCTCTATGTGTTATGAAACTGTCCTTCCtgataattaatttagattcctcatttattatttattctaaaCAAACATTCCTTCTATTACTCAATATcacatatatatatcatatgcattgttgattttaaaatgCGCGCAATTCCACTTTAAAATTGCGGTCTGTAATTTAAAACTATACATGCATTTGAATTTAAATACTAATTgttgtaaatattaaaattaaacatttaaacTAATTCGTCATGATAGTTTTTCTATTCTTTAAGTGTTGCAATATTGCAGCTACTGAAAAGCCAATAGATCtgagtttaaaaatataaattatttttatctctgATTTAATGGCTTTACAGTAACTGTAATAGTGAAAGATGTACCTGGAGAAAATGGTGCCGCAATCACATTTGTACTCTCTAGTCCCACAAATCTTGCTATGAGCTTTCCAATCAGATTGAACCGCGTATTTCTTGGAACACTTTTCACACTTCCATTTCTTCTCACCATGTTTTCTGCTATAATGTTTCTTTATTCCTGTCAAATCTCCCAAAGCTCTACAAGGGTCATTGTGCACACAGCTTTTCTCAGGACACACATACACCTTCTTCTTAATTTGTTCTTTGTTGGTTCTTTGCTTCAGCTTCCATGGAAGGTTGTGTCCTCGTCGATGAAGCTGCAAATTCTGATCTCTTTGGAAACCTTTGTTGCATATTTCACATACGAATCGATTCGTCGCCATCAAAGACTTTGGTGACATAGCTATCACTTCTGAATCTGGATCTGCTTAGTTCATTCATATATGGTTACTTATAAATTATCATTAATAAGCAGGAaattaatgatataaataaatccacaagaatttatttatattttgaaattatgatatgatatataGAGGAGATTGATAATTGAGAGAAATGAAGTTAGTAATAATTTATCACTTGCCTGGTGTTCCTGGTAGGTTTCTTTTTTTCTTAGGTGGATTTGGATTAGGGTTTGGATTTGtttgttgaagatgattattgGATGAGGAGGGTTTCATCATGGTGGTGTTGGAATGAGGAGAAAAGGGTTGTTTAGACATCATTtttgaaaagaagaaaatttgTGTGTCCTAAACTAGCTAGACCTATAGCAAATTCCAAAACTGAAAGTAGTTTCAAGTTTGAAGTTGAAGATACtgccaaaacaaaataaaaaacaaaataaaggtGTGTGCTAAAAGCACTTAATTTAGCAACTTGTtgctggaaaaaaaatataattaatatctaGCCATATGGAAAATAAAACTGGATATAGGTTGATAGATTTCTCATTTTTGAATTGAGAGTTGATATAGAAAAACATACTtataagaaaatgaaatataagtttttacATGTGAATCGCGAGGAAAGCAAAAGGTTTGGAATGAGAGTTGAATGAAGAGAGAAGAGAATAATATACTGTATAAGATTTATGATTtccaattaattatttgatctaTTCCATTTCTCTCCTTATCTAACACGGCTGTTCTGGAGACAGTCAGTGAGAGCCATAGACTCAACTGGACTATGCAAATCTATAATCGACTTGACACGACACTAATACTAacacattaattttaataataatttgagaaaaaaaaattaattaaatataattaatatattgatgttatatctGTGTCAATTATTAAATACTGGTTTTACATAGTACAATATTCGCCTATTAAGAGTTTtacattgaataaaataaaatttacttaaatattgataaataattgtCACTCTACAAATCAATTTTATGAAATAGAATAAGGttcaacaaaattataaatttgtctCTGTCCATCATTGTCATGTTCTCTCTGTATACTAGTATTAGCTCAGTAGTAGTACTAACCCAATTAAAACATAGTACTATTGTTTTGTGAGTAAATAAAACACtgttttttactttatttattaagacaaagaaaaatttattaaaattaaagatttaattatagttttagtttcatatttttattgattcacgaaattattcattctattttaaaaatcgataaTTTTAGTCACGTTTTCTGATGTTTTAACCAAAAAATGATGATATGGGATGTTTGAAACAATAagacatatgatacgatgataTAAAGTTGTTAACacccataaatttaaaataaaacgtcATAAAAAAACTAAGTTTTCAACTTcgaaattttttcatatttttaatttaattaataacatataaataattaatatatctagatgatttcatataatataattgtatatcacgtatttaaaatatgttaaatcgttattttttaatttaaaaaaaataattaaaattgttgatttttaaaataaatagactaatttcataaattaataagtatataaaaactaaaattacaattaaagtaaaattaaattggCTGCAAGAGGCAGAGAAGTAGTGGTACGTTGAAGACTTCTCATCATAATTCCAACTCAAAttcgaaaaaaaatatttaattaatatgaatTAAGTCGGTAGAAATAATTGTTACACATTAGAGCTAGATAGAGTAGATAAGATATGCATGCGGTGGTTTGAATTGAACAACTTTCAAATAAGTGAGATTGTGGATTGAAAGAGCATATAGTACTAAAAGAGGGtaattagagagaaattggaagaagaaaataaaaatagtatggAGTTGGATAGTGAGAaaatagtaattatatttaaaaaggaAAAGCGAGTAAACTTTACAGCAAGGAATGAAAATGATTATGGCATAATTGTATTATTAGGAAGGGTGGTGCCGTCCGTGAGCACTGACTGGTTGATGTGGGGACCACAAGGAGACTGTCAGattaagagagaga
It includes:
- the LOC101506335 gene encoding uncharacterized protein, producing the protein MMSKQPFSPHSNTTMMKPSSSNNHLQQTNPNPNPNPPKKKRNLPGTPDPDSEVIAMSPKSLMATNRFVCEICNKGFQRDQNLQLHRRGHNLPWKLKQRTNKEQIKKKVYVCPEKSCVHNDPCRALGDLTGIKKHYSRKHGEKKWKCEKCSKKYAVQSDWKAHSKICGTREYKCDCGTIFSRKDSFITHRAFCDALTDESAKITTVPAALSNFRNDHLTNPHHQAPRFPQIFPGFQFHSEFVGSGTSSEPLGNYTNISDYSQKLRLQPLWSNSSCNTMNDLVQTMDVFGSQTQFMSYTNSNNNNNNNNNICLPMLHHGVILKQEEEEEENKDLSHSVISSMYLSSQNPVDNNLVFNNNNVNHFGNIVEGQKFYKQSNHHEELNELVNLEGGEYLLNDSNNSFGIVNCTKSLEFVVTEPVEKETSTTKRQMHDSSSRTKNQMGLTRDFLGVGEDSMSGPFLHQELSEFNGMGSSISNLQNQYGGGHGHYC